Proteins from a genomic interval of Gemmatimonadaceae bacterium:
- a CDS encoding leishmanolysin-related zinc metalloendopeptidase, with product MRIPAAILLAVLVAACSDSTAPPPPASIAPSVGALSGTAGLPLPTAPSFSVKDANGTILGGVPITIAVTGGGGTLVNAPTSTVAGVPTPVGTWTLGKVAGTNTLTVTVADLPPLVITINSVAGPAASLVAVSGDRQSGFAGAELPAPLSFQVHDQFGNGVPSTIVSFVVTGGGGTISPGSVVTDAAGMAGAAVWRLGKTAVPQTAIVSAGGLFTTLTSSVSTNFNVDVRFFGPTPSDEAASAFIEAGARIRATIVGDIPDVDIPLLRSGAGIDIGPCGVSGVIVNEVVDDVLIYASVAPIDGSGKVLASARVCVIRNQSRLATIGVMKFDVEDVNGLISTGRLSNIVLHEMLHVVGFGTIWADSRRPGGVLLSGGGTDNPRYTGPLAISACGVAGGTGACGGGVAVEGLPFTAGTADSHWRESIFESEVMTGFVEAEGIPMPFSAITVQSLADAGYSINPSAGDQYLVPFSAALSAPGNQSRSASPADNGPWEIIGRPLFEIGPAGLQGYVGTR from the coding sequence ATGAGGATTCCCGCAGCAATCCTGCTCGCGGTTCTGGTCGCCGCATGCAGCGACAGCACTGCACCGCCACCGCCGGCTTCGATTGCGCCGTCTGTCGGCGCGTTGTCCGGAACTGCGGGACTGCCACTTCCGACGGCGCCTTCGTTCTCCGTCAAGGACGCGAACGGAACTATCCTCGGAGGCGTGCCCATCACAATCGCTGTGACAGGCGGCGGCGGAACGCTTGTCAACGCTCCGACGTCAACGGTTGCGGGCGTACCGACCCCGGTCGGCACGTGGACACTTGGAAAGGTCGCCGGCACCAATACTCTCACAGTGACGGTTGCTGATCTCCCGCCGCTCGTGATCACGATCAACAGTGTAGCCGGTCCGGCTGCTTCACTGGTTGCTGTCAGTGGCGACAGGCAGAGCGGTTTCGCGGGAGCTGAGCTTCCCGCGCCGCTTTCTTTTCAGGTGCACGATCAGTTCGGCAACGGCGTGCCATCGACTATCGTCTCCTTCGTTGTCACGGGCGGAGGCGGTACGATCTCACCGGGCAGCGTCGTGACGGACGCTGCGGGAATGGCGGGCGCAGCCGTCTGGCGCTTGGGAAAGACAGCGGTCCCGCAGACGGCAATTGTCAGCGCAGGGGGTCTGTTCACGACTCTGACGTCGAGTGTCTCGACCAATTTCAATGTGGATGTCAGGTTTTTCGGACCGACGCCCTCGGATGAGGCAGCCTCGGCGTTCATCGAAGCCGGTGCGCGAATCAGGGCGACGATCGTCGGCGACATCCCGGACGTGGATATCCCGCTGCTTCGCAGTGGGGCCGGCATCGACATCGGCCCCTGCGGCGTTTCCGGCGTTATCGTGAACGAGGTCGTGGACGACGTTCTCATTTACGCGAGCGTCGCTCCGATCGACGGTAGCGGGAAAGTCCTCGCGTCAGCGAGAGTCTGCGTGATCCGCAATCAGTCAAGGCTGGCGACCATCGGGGTCATGAAGTTCGACGTCGAGGACGTCAACGGTTTGATCTCAACCGGCCGCTTGTCGAACATCGTTCTTCACGAGATGCTGCATGTCGTTGGATTCGGCACCATATGGGCGGACAGCCGAAGGCCTGGAGGAGTTCTTCTTTCTGGCGGCGGAACCGACAATCCACGCTACACGGGGCCGCTCGCGATTTCCGCGTGCGGCGTGGCGGGCGGTACTGGAGCGTGCGGCGGCGGCGTCGCGGTGGAAGGACTTCCGTTCACGGCCGGCACGGCCGATTCACACTGGCGGGAATCGATCTTCGAGAGCGAGGTGATGACAGGCTTCGTCGAAGCTGAGGGAATACCCATGCCGTTCAGCGCCATCACGGTTCAATCTCTGGCGGACGCGGGCTACTCGATAAATCCCTCCGCGGGAGACCAGTACCTGGTTCCCTTCTCAGCCGCTCTGAGCGCGCCGGGCAATCAGTCGAGAAGCGCCAGTCCCGCCGACAATGGTCCCTGGGAAATAATCGGCCGGCCCCTCTTCGAGATCGGGCCGGCCGGGCTACAAGGTTACGTCGGAACGCGCTGA